The following proteins come from a genomic window of Bactrocera dorsalis isolate Fly_Bdor chromosome 6, ASM2337382v1, whole genome shotgun sequence:
- the LOC105223425 gene encoding uncharacterized protein LOC105223425 codes for MDVEETQTTSNTKRSESNAPKASAAPVAAPRANVMRPPPSAAAVREEQLVEPQGPPCCSLCHRPHALKRCTIFQSMKPAQRQKVARAHGHCMTCLADDHATIECWADGACQYCHRPHHTLFHRFPTRANHTNSRTRPRSDPLRRRRRTQPTTRRTRPSPPRHAHRQQQRRSTGLSAVLSTLQQLQRHLAD; via the coding sequence ATGGACGTAGAGGAGACCCAAACCACCTCCAACACCAAAAGGTCCGAAAGCAATGCACCCAAAGCGTCGGCTGCACCCGTTGCCGCTCCAAGGGCCAATGTTATGCGCCCCCCGCCATCCGCCGCAGCCGTCAGAGAAGAGCAGCTAGTAGAACCACAGGGGCCTCCCTGTTGCAGCCTGTGCCATCGCCCGCACGCTCTAAAACGATGCACCATCTTCCAAAGTATGAAGCCCGCTCAACGACAAAAGGTTGCAAGGGCTCACGGACATTGCATGACCTGCCTGGCAGATGACCACGCCACCATAGAGTGCTGGGCTGACGGTGCCTGTCAATATTGCCACAGGCCGCACCACACTCTGTTTCATCGATTTCCCACACGAGCCAATCACACCAACTCCCGTACTAGACCACGCAGCGATCCTCTCCGGCGACGACGACGCACCCAACCAACCACAAGACGTACGCGGCCATCTCCGCCACGCCACgctcatcgccagcaacaacgaCGCTCAACAGGGTTGAGCGCGGTACTCAGTACACTCCAACAGCTACAAAGGCACCTAGCCGATTAA